From Acomys russatus chromosome 25, mAcoRus1.1, whole genome shotgun sequence, a single genomic window includes:
- the Dusp1 gene encoding dual specificity protein phosphatase 1, with amino-acid sequence MVMEVGILDAAGLRALLRERAAQCLLLDCRSFFAFNAGHIAGSVNVRFSTIVRRRAKGAMGLEHIVPNAELRGRLLAGAYHAVVLLDERSAALDGAKRDGTLALAAGALCREARTTQVFFLQGGYEAFSASCPELCSKQSNPMGLSLPLSTSVPDSAESGCSSCSTPLYDQGGPVEILSFLYLGSAYHASRKDMLDALGITALINVSANCPNHFEGHYQYKSIPVEDNHKADISSWFNEAIDFIDSIKDAGGRVFIHCQAGISRSATICLAYLMRTNRVKLDEAFEFVKQRRSIISPNFSFMGQLLQFESQVLAPHCSAEAGSPAMAVLDRGTSTTTVFNFPVSIPVHPTNSALSYLQSPITTSPSC; translated from the exons ATGGTGATGGAGGTGGGCATCCTGGACGCTGCGGGGCTGCGCGCACTGCTGCGAGAGCGAGCCGCACAGTGTCTGTTGTTGGACTGTCGTTCCTTCTTCGCCTTCAACGCGGGCCACATCGCGGGCTCGGTGAACGTGCGCTTCAGCACCATCGTGCGGCGCCGCGCCAAAGGCGCCATGGGCTTGGAGCATATCGTACCCAACGCAGAGTTGCGCGGCCGCCTGCTGGCCGGCGCTTACCACGCCGTAGTACTGCTAGACGAGCGCAGCGCCGCCCTGGACGGCGCCAAGCGGGACGGCACCCTGGCTCTGGCCGCGGGCGCGCTCTGCCGGGAGGCGCGCACCACTCAAGTCTTCTTCCTCCAAG GAGGATATGAAGCGTTTTCGGCTTCCTGCCCCGAGCTATGCAGCAAACAGTCCAACCCCATGGGGCTCAGCCTCCCTTTGAGTACTAGCGTCCCTGACAGCGCAGAATCCGGATGCAGCTCCTGCAGCACGCCTCTCTACGATCAG GGGGGCCCAGTGGAGATCCTGTCCTTCCTGTACCTGGGCAGTGCCTATCATGCCTCCCGTAAGGACATGCTTGACGCCTTGGGCATCACCGCCTTGATCAACGTCTCTGCCAATTGTCCTAACCACTTTGAGGGTCACTACCAGTACAAAAGCATCCCCGTGGAAGACAACCACAAGGCAGACATCAGCTCCTGGTTCAACGAGGCGATTGACTTCATAG ACTCCATCAAGGACGCTGGAGGGAGAGTATTCATCCACTGCCAGGCGGGCATCTCCCGGTCAGCCACCATCTGCCTCGCTTACCTCATGAGGACGAACCGCGTGAAGCTGGACGAGGCCTTTGAGTTTGTGAAGCAGAGGCGGAGCATCATCTCGCCCAACTTCAGCTTCATGGGCCAGCTGCTGCAGTTTGAATCCCAGGTTCTGGCTCCTCACTGCTCGGCCGAAGCTGGGAGCcctgccatggctgtcctagaccggGGCACCTCCACCACCACTGTCTTCAACTTCCCTGTCTCCATCCCTGTCCACCCCACGAACAGTGCCCTGAGCTACCTGCAAAGCCCCATCACGACCTCTCCCAGCTGCTGA